AACGCCCTGGTGAGCCTTCTCTCCTTCCAGGCGTCCCTCAGGGAAGTCGACCCCAACGTTTGGTCGGACTTCCTTCAATCAGGGGGTTCCTGGACACGGGCCCTCGGAAACGTCTGCGGCCACCGCGACTGCAACGCGACCGCCTGCCCGGGCCGCTACCTCTACGAGCAGTTGCCCTCGATCCGGGCCGCCGTCGCCGCGAGGGTCGGCTTCGGCGCCGCGCCCGGCCTCAGCGGCCCGGACGGCGGCACCGTGCGTCGAGGCACGCTTTCGTATAGCTGGACGCGCCAGCCGGGCTACCGCTACTCGTACTATCTCGAAGGCTGGTCGAAGTCGCCGGCCAGCGAGGCGATCGGCTACCTCAGCGGCTACGACTCCTCCCGCTACCCTGTGTGGTCGACCCCTTCCGCCGAAGTCTCGTCCGCCGAGTACGCAGGCCTCGCCGACGGCCACTACACCTTCCACCTCAAGCGCATCGACCTCAGTAACGCCGTCTCTTACCAGGCGAACAAGACCGTCCTGATGCAGGGTGGCGGCGGAGGCGGAGGAGGTGGTCGCCCGCGCCGTTGAGGCCGGGGCCGGGACCTGCCGCCGCAGGCAGAGGCGGCCTCGCCCGCGCTCGCCACGAGCCCCGCGCTGGCACACTACGCTCTTCCCCTGCACTCTGTACGCTGTACTCTGTTCAGACGCCTGGGAGGCAGCCCGCCATGCCGTTCCGAAAGATACTCCTGCTCATCGCCCTGGTCTTCTTCGTGTTCGCCGCGCTCGGCGAGCACCCCAGCATCTTCGAGGACATCGACCTCGTGCCGGCCGGGCTTGCCTTTGGTTTCGGCGCGTTCCTGGCGGACAAGTAGTCCCGGCGAAGAGACTCGGCTACACCGCCGCGGCGAGCGGGACGAACCGCTGCGGGTCGAATGGCCGCAGCTCCGGCACTGGAGTGCCGAGGGCGATGCTTGCGGCGATGAGTTTGCCGGTGATCGGCGCCAGCAGGATGCCGTTGCGGAAGTGGCCGGTGGCGACCCAGACGTTCGACCAGCCGGGTAGCAGGCCCATCATCGGCAGGCCGTCCGGCGAACCGGGCCGCAGGCCGGCCCAGGTGGAGGCGAGGCGCGCGAGCTTGAGCCCCGGGACCATGGCCTCGGCGGCGCGGCGTAGCCGGCGGATGGCTTCGACGGTCGTGCGCTTGCGGAAGCCCACGTCCTCGACGGTCGCGCCCACGAAGGTCAGGTTGTTCTCGCGCGGCACCAGGTAGGCCTCCTCGCCCCAGATCACATGTTTCAGCTCCGTCGCCGGGCCAAGGGCCAGCATCTGACCGCGCATGGGGACCACCGGCACATGGGAGCGCAGGCGCCTGGCCAGCGCCGCCGTCCAGGGCCCCGCGGCCAGCACGAAGTGGGACGCTGAGACTGACTCCCGGGGCGTCCGCACCCAGGTCAGGCGGCCGGCCCTTCCGCCCATGCGCACGAGGGGCGCCTCGGTGCGGATGTCGACGCCACGGCGGCGAGCCGCCTCGGCGAGAGCGAGGACCAGGCGCTGGGGGTCCAGGTAGTGCTCCTCCGGTGAAAGCATGCCAGCGACCGCCCGGCGCGTTACCTCGGGCTCCTCGCGGAACAGGTCGTCGCCTTCGAGCCAGCGCATACCGGGCGACAGGGGCTTCTGCGCCTCATAGCGACGGCGCAGATGGGCTGCCTCGTCCTCGTTCAGCGCGAGATGGAGGACCCCTGAGCGACGGTAACGCAGGTCGATGCCCGTGGCCTCCAGCTCTGGGACGAGGCGCTGATAGAGATCAAAGCTATCGAGACAGAGCTTCTGGAAGTCGGGACCGCGGTCGCCGCCTTCGTCGGACAGCGCCGCAAGCATGCCGGCCGCGGCGCCCGAGGCCTCGCCGGCCAGCTCACCGCGCTCGAGCAGCGTGACCTCGAGACCCTCCAGCGCCAGAAAGTACGCGGTGGCGCAGCCGATGGCCCCGCCGCCGACGACGACCACGTCCGGCACGCTAACCTCCGCCGACCATGCGGACGATCTCGACCGTGTCGCCATTTCGCAGACAGACGCGGTCGTAGCGGTCACGCGGGATCACGTCGCCGTTGTGGGCGACCGCCACCAGCCGCCTGTCGATCCCGAGCTGTTCCAGGAGCTGCGGCAGCAGCATCTCCTCCGCCAGCTCGCGCTGTTTGCCATTTATGGTCAGCGTAATCACTTCTGACTTAATTGTAGTCTGGCGCGACCGCTGCGCCCGTTTCGAAGGCATTAGGACCGCTCACGAGACTGCGGCCGAGTCAGGCGGCAGGAGGCGTTCGAGGGGTCGCCGCACGGCTCCGCGGCGGGTCCGTAAGCAGGCGCGCCTCAGGCGGCCGAGCGCACCTCCGCCCAGGCCTCCTGCATTGCCTTGCTCAACTCCTCGGCGGCGGCGCGCGGGTCTTCGGCGTTGGCGATGGCCGAGATGACGGCAACCCCGGCTGCGCCTGCCTTTATCACCTCACCGATGTTCTTCGCCGTGACGCCCCCGATCGCGAGGACCGGCAGGTTGCCGGCCGCCTGTGTGATGTCGGCTATCAGCCCCGGCCCCATGGGCTTTACGTCGGGCTTTGAGGCGCTCTTGTAGACGGTGCCGGCGATTACGAAGTCGGCGCTCTCCCGCCCGGCCTGCAGGGCGGCCTCTACGGAGTGCACGGAGCGGCCAAGCACCGCATGCTTGCCGATGAGGCCGCGCGCCACGAGAGTCGGGATGCCATCCTCGGGCAGTTGCGCCCCGTCAGCCTCGGCCGCAAGGGCGACGTCGATGCGGTCGTTCACGACGAGGAGGGCCTTGCCGCGCGTAATGGTCTTCAGCCGGCGGGCGGTCTCGAGCAGCTTCCCGGCGGGAGTGACCTTGTCGCGCAACTGGACCATGTTGACGCCGCCAGCGACGGCGGACGCGACGGTCGCATCGAGGTCCTTGATGTCGGGCCCCGCTACGAAGCAGAGTACGGGCGGGCGCAGGCGACCGATCCTCGCGGGCAACGGCATCACTTCACCTCCATGCCCGCGTCCTGTATCGGGAGGGCGGGCGGCTATCGGCCCGGCAAAGCGGCGACGCCCTCGACAGGGCTGCTCGGGCTGGCAATCGTCTTCTTCTCGATCCGTCCG
The sequence above is drawn from the Dehalococcoidia bacterium genome and encodes:
- the thiO gene encoding glycine oxidase ThiO, which codes for MPDVVVVGGGAIGCATAYFLALEGLEVTLLERGELAGEASGAAAGMLAALSDEGGDRGPDFQKLCLDSFDLYQRLVPELEATGIDLRYRRSGVLHLALNEDEAAHLRRRYEAQKPLSPGMRWLEGDDLFREEPEVTRRAVAGMLSPEEHYLDPQRLVLALAEAARRRGVDIRTEAPLVRMGGRAGRLTWVRTPRESVSASHFVLAAGPWTAALARRLRSHVPVVPMRGQMLALGPATELKHVIWGEEAYLVPRENNLTFVGATVEDVGFRKRTTVEAIRRLRRAAEAMVPGLKLARLASTWAGLRPGSPDGLPMMGLLPGWSNVWVATGHFRNGILLAPITGKLIAASIALGTPVPELRPFDPQRFVPLAAAV
- the thiS gene encoding sulfur carrier protein ThiS, translating into MITLTINGKQRELAEEMLLPQLLEQLGIDRRLVAVAHNGDVIPRDRYDRVCLRNGDTVEIVRMVGGG
- the thiE gene encoding thiamine phosphate synthase, translating into MPLPARIGRLRPPVLCFVAGPDIKDLDATVASAVAGGVNMVQLRDKVTPAGKLLETARRLKTITRGKALLVVNDRIDVALAAEADGAQLPEDGIPTLVARGLIGKHAVLGRSVHSVEAALQAGRESADFVIAGTVYKSASKPDVKPMGPGLIADITQAAGNLPVLAIGGVTAKNIGEVIKAGAAGVAVISAIANAEDPRAAAEELSKAMQEAWAEVRSAA